CGGTAATAAGGCCATTGGAGATTTCTGCATTTGGATATTTTTGACCAAAGCAATTCACGGCAACAAACATTATTGCAAAAAATATTCTCATTCTAAATTTCAAAAATAGGGTTAATTCTAAATCAAAAATCGTCTTGTTTTACCAGCCGTGAATAGCTCCGTCTGGACTTTTCAGGTATGGGTGAGGGAATTTCGTTCTCTCAGAAACCTCCATCACAAAATCTGCTTTTTTAGGATTAAATTTCACTCCTAATCCTGGTGCAGGATTTAGATAAAGCTTACCATCTTTAAACAGTAAATAATCCTCATTAAAATAATCTGGTCTTTCTGGAGCACCTCCTCCTAACTCCATCATACATCTAGATGGACTGCTAGAGCCTAACACGTGAACCAGAGAAGCGGTGGATAAGGGTCCTGTAAAATGAGGTATCATTCCCGTATAATGTGTTTCTGAAATTGCTGCTATTTTCTTTAATTCTGTTAAACCTCCAGAGTTTGGCAGGGTGACTCTGGCGTAATCTAAAAGCCTTCCTTCGATGAGTTCGTTGATATCCCATTTGTCGCCATATTGCTCTCCAACCGCAATAGGAACGTTAGTCATAGCTCTTACCTGCTTATAAACGCCTTGGTTTTCACTTCTAACAATGTCTTCAACAAAGTAGGGCTGAAGTTCCTCTAATGCATTACAAACTTTGATACCATCTATTAGGTCAAATCTAGTATGTAGATCAATAGCCCAATTACCTTGACCACCCACCGCACTATCTATTCTTTTACAGAACTCGATGGTTTTTTGAACGTTTTCATAAAAATCATAAGGCACATTGAAATCACTGCCACCAGTTGGTCCTATTCTAAAACAACGTAGTCCCGCTTTGAGACAATCTTCCGCCTGCCCCTCTGGTGTAGTGGCTTTGGAAGCTCTAAAACCTGTAGCGTAACATTCTATATAATCCCTAGTAGCTCCACCCATAAGCTCATAAACTGGTACATTTAGTGCCTTGCCTTTGATGTCCCAAAGTGCCATTTCTATAGCACCCAAAGCATGCAATTTCTCTTTTCCTGGAGGATAAAACATGGTTCGGTACATATACTGCCAAAGGTGTTCTATTCTAAAAGGGTCTTCTCCTATTATCATTTGAGCACATTGCTCTATCATGTCTTTACTGCCTCCCTCTCCTATTCCAATAATGCCTCCATCTGTCTCAATCTCCACAATTCCTCTGGCCTGATTAAACAATGGCTTGTTATAACCAGGTGCTGCGTAGTATCTAATTTTAGTGATTTTAAGTGAAGATGTAGCCGCATAACCACTGGTATATTTTAGACCACCAAGCACCACTCCTGCTCCTAATATTGATTTCTTTATAAACGATCTTCTTTCCATTTCTAATAGGGTTGAATATTATATCTTAAACTATTTAACTTTCATCTTAGATGACTCTTGCTGTATTAATTTAGCTTTCATCAAAACTTGCGTAAGCGGTGTTTCTTTATCATTAATTTTATTTAGCAATACATCTACTGCTTTCACTCCCAAATCTTCCAAAGGCTGTAATAAATAGGTAATAGGGCAATAATACAGCTCAAAAATCTCTGCCTGTCCAAAGCTCACAATGGCGAAATCGTCTGGCACTTTTAGCTTTAATTCGTTGATATACCTTAAGCCATTAATGGCCAATCCATAGGTCGCAAACATCAAAGCTTCTGGTCTATTTTCCATCTTTAAAAAACCGTCGATGGCACGCTTTACCTCATTTTCCAAGTTCTCAAATTCTACCTCCGCTAACCATTCCTTTTTTGCTTCAATTTTATTCTCTTCTAAAGCAGACTGATAACCTTTTATCCTTTCATGCATATGGTGCATGTCCAGTTTATAAGCTATTAAACCAATCTTATCATAACCCATTTCTATCAAATGTTCACATCCATCATAAGAGGCTTTAAAGTTATCTGTTGCCACAAAATCTGTATTAAGTCCCGGGAAATGCCTATCCAAAAGGACAAAAGGAATCTTCTTTTCTCTTAGATGCCTAATTTGTTTTTCCGAGTGCTCAGATGCCACTATAATGAACCCATCCACCTGCCGATTCATCAATACTTTTATTAAATCCCATGCT
This sequence is a window from Arcticibacterium luteifluviistationis. Protein-coding genes within it:
- a CDS encoding mandelate racemase/muconate lactonizing enzyme family protein; the protein is MERRSFIKKSILGAGVVLGGLKYTSGYAATSSLKITKIRYYAAPGYNKPLFNQARGIVEIETDGGIIGIGEGGSKDMIEQCAQMIIGEDPFRIEHLWQYMYRTMFYPPGKEKLHALGAIEMALWDIKGKALNVPVYELMGGATRDYIECYATGFRASKATTPEGQAEDCLKAGLRCFRIGPTGGSDFNVPYDFYENVQKTIEFCKRIDSAVGGQGNWAIDLHTRFDLIDGIKVCNALEELQPYFVEDIVRSENQGVYKQVRAMTNVPIAVGEQYGDKWDINELIEGRLLDYARVTLPNSGGLTELKKIAAISETHYTGMIPHFTGPLSTASLVHVLGSSSPSRCMMELGGGAPERPDYFNEDYLLFKDGKLYLNPAPGLGVKFNPKKADFVMEVSERTKFPHPYLKSPDGAIHGW
- a CDS encoding LacI family DNA-binding transcriptional regulator; amino-acid sequence: MKDIAKEAGVSTALVSYVINGNEKEKRVGKEIAIKIREIAKKLNYEPNQVAKSLRSGKTYTIGLVIADISNPFFANIARVVEDEARRKGYTVIIGSCDEKADKAWDLIKVLMNRQVDGFIIVASEHSEKQIRHLREKKIPFVLLDRHFPGLNTDFVATDNFKASYDGCEHLIEMGYDKIGLIAYKLDMHHMHERIKGYQSALEENKIEAKKEWLAEVEFENLENEVKRAIDGFLKMENRPEALMFATYGLAINGLRYINELKLKVPDDFAIVSFGQAEIFELYYCPITYLLQPLEDLGVKAVDVLLNKINDKETPLTQVLMKAKLIQQESSKMKVK